The window ATTTCGGAAAGCAAATGGTTCAGTTTAGAATTCTTTTCCTCCACTTCTTTTTTCAATTTGTCAGACAGAGAAATGCTATCCGCCGTTTTAAATGTCACTCCATCATAATCGAAGCTTGTGATGTCCTGCTGATTTTGGGAAATATGCTGCAAAGTCTCAATGTCATTTGTTAGCGATACAATGTCGATCGCCAGGTCAATCGAGTCATCGCTGAAGAGTTCGTTGAATGTTTTCTCGCTCGCAGGTCTCTCAGTGGGGATAATTTCAAAATCAGCCGGATTGAAATGATCATAGAATCCGTGGAAAATTGCATCAAATTCAAATTTCTTTTCTTGTTGGATAAACTCTTGCTCGAATTCCTGCATACCGATAGGTGATGGGCTCCATTCTAGTTCGATCCCATTAAATAAAACCTCTGAAACTCTTTCCTGGACGGCATTTGTATCACTCAGTAATGAGTTTGCCTGTTTATTATCTGGTTGTAATTGAGGAATATTTAGTTTACTGATTGCTTTGACCCGATCATACATGTTGGGGTGAGTGTCCCAGTTGTTTTTGATGTGAAGTTTTGACTGGCGAAACCGGTTCAGATTCTGAGTCGTAATGTGAGGCAATCCATGACGGTTGGGGATTCTGTTCTGTTTTGCCAGCGAATCAAGCAAAGTCTGGTGTACTCTGAAAATATTGACGGGGCGGGCAGGAGTCCCGGGTCGGTTACAGAAGTAATTAATGGCAGAGTTCAGGCTCTGATCCGAAGGCTCAAGTCGAAGCAGAGCCGATGAAAATGTTTTGGAGCCAACAACATTCGCAGCTACTTCATCTGCATGAAATTCCATCTCGCGGGAGAGTTTCAGGTAATTCAGATTGAGTATCCGGTAAACTTTCCGGAGTACCCACTGGATTCCTTTGATAATCCACAAGGCTAATGAGACAAAGGGGGCGAAATACTGGCTGTGAGAAGCCCACATTTCAGCCATATCAACGTATGACTCATTCTCAAACAGCATATTATAGATCACCCGGTTGGTATTATTTACATAACTGCCCACCTTCATGCTCCGCTGGGAAAAATGACCGAACTCATGCGCCAGAATCCCTTTAAACTCTCCGATAGTAGTTGTGTTAATAAGACCTACTCCGATCATCAGATTTTTCCGGACGGGAAGAAACATACTCCAGAAGGATGAACTGTAAAATACAGCCGCGTTGACCTCGGGTGTGAGATATACTTTTCTGGGGGACTGAGTCTGCACCTCATTTACCACTTCACTGATCAGTTTGAATAGAGCCGGCTCTTGTTTAGGCTTAATCTCAATCAGGTTAGAGTAATCTGTTTTATTTCTTTGGAAAATAAACTTCAACAAAAAGATGAGAATGAGGATCCCTGCGCTGATTAGTCCGATTCCCCCCATGATGGTGACCACCATAGGCTTTAACCAGATCAGGTAAAGACCGGCAGCGCCAAAGAGCAGGGTGAGAATAATGGCCAGCGATATCAATGTAATGTAGGTAACTGCAAAGAGGCCAATGGATAAGATAGAGCGATAGGCAGATTGCCTGAATTCGGGTGAAACTTGGATGTTGTTCATCGGATTAGTCCTTTATGTGATTATTAAATAGTCTGATATCAATGATTAATAGCAACAATACAATGGGTATTGTTGCAAATGTATATAAAAATTATGTTTGAGATTCGGTTTTTATTTGCAAAAACGGGATTTTTATCGGATGAAATTAATATTTGTATGATGTGTTGTTTGATTTGAAAAATAATTTAATAGATTTGCGAATGAAATGAATGTTTAAAGTCTGTGTGTAGTATTTGTATAAAACACACTTTATGCTTTCCATTTGAATATGAATATTTTCTACTAAAGCAGCATACGCTATTACTTTAATAGAAGAGGGGAATAATTACTAATGACGTATTTATTTACAGGCAAAATAGTCCGCAATTAAAGAATAAAAGATTCCGGTGTAGACGGCAAACAATCCGGCTCGGGGATAAAAGTTTTATGCTTGAGCGGCAGAGAGTTATTCTTTGGCCGGAGTCATTTACCTCTAAGCGGAAATGAATCCTTCTTAAGCCGGAAACATTTACACTCAGGCGACAAAGATTTACTCCGAAGCGGGAAAGAATTATTCTCAGGAATCAGAGTTTCCCGCTTAAGCGGCAAGCATTTATTCTTAAGCGGTAAAGTTTTACTCCCGGGAATCAAAGTTTTACCCCCGGGAATCAAAGTAAATAGTCAAAAGAAAAATCTATTATGATATGTTTGTAAGTGTCTGTATTATAGTTGCATATATGTTTAACTCAATTAAAAGCTAAGAAATGGCAGATTACATTCCTCAGTCCGACGCCGAATATGATATTTGGCAGGACAATTTGGTTTTGATTGTATTGGCGAGCGCAGCCGGTTGGGGTATTCCTACAGAGGATGTCCAAGAGGTTACTGACGCTCAGTCATTTTGGAAAACTGCTTTTGCCAAAGCAAGCAATAAGCAGAACCGGACCTCCGCCGATGTGGCGGCTAAAGAAGACGCCCGCAAGGGATATGACAAAGTATTGCGCACTTTCATTGCACAATGGCTGGCGAGCAATACCAAAGTAACTGACAGCGATCGCATACGCATGGGATTGTCTGTAAAATCAACCACGCGCACGGCTACTCCTAAGCCATCCAGTGCTCCCGTGGGAAATATTGATTTCTCTGTCCGTTTGCAGCATTTGCTTCATTTCTTTGATGAAAGCACTCCGCGCAGCAAGGCTAAACCAACAGGAGTTCATGGTTGCGAAATCTATTACAAGATTGATGGTGCATCGCCAACGGATGAGTCGGAAATGATCTTTGTGGCTACCAGTACAGCAACGCCTTTTACCATCAACTTCGAGGGTAAGCATGCGGGAAAGATTGTTTACTATCGTTTTCGCTGGGTGAATTCCCGTGGCGAACGCGGCCCGTGGAGCAGCGTAATCAGTGCGACTATAGTGGGATAGAAGGAGCTTCCCTGCTAATTTGGATTTATTCATTCCTCCGGGCTGTAGGGGCCGGGGGAATGAATTCTCTTTTATAGGGAGTCGATTTAGAGCTTGATTAAAATGTTCTAATTTAGAAGACGTTTCTCTTTATAGATTATTTCAGTTTAAAAGGATATTACACTATCCATTTGTGTGATTGCGAAATCTAATTCAAATATTCATGAAAACATTTACCTCCTTGCATTTTTTTCTTGTGATAATTACATTCTTAACGATACTACAGCCATTACTTTATTCAGCGTCGCCAGTTACTAAATATTCGGCTCTGCCAGAAAAAGTGAAAATGTTTAATACAGATAATCTTATTAATGTTGGTAAGAAAGAAGGGATAGCAGCAATTCGTAAATATATTGATCCTTTTGAACTGGCAATAGTAGATTCTATGTATGCGTCAAAGTTAATAGAGATAGAGTTTGCTAAAGGATTTTATGGAAGACATTACCAGCGATCAGAAATTCACACATTTGATTTGCCTAAATATACACTTCAGATCGCAGATGAATTTTATAATCCGGAAGCAGGGAGAAAAATATTTGAATATTATTGTCGGGTTCCCAAGTTTATAAAATCCGATACATTATATTATATGTATAATGATTTAAGCAGTTATCTCAAGATTCTTGTGAAATACAAATCCCCCCGAATCATCCAACGCTTGAAAAGGGATTATTATACCTGGATCCGGTTAATGAAAAAAGCACCCAAAAAGAAATATTTGACATTTGAGGAAAGACGGAAGATTTCATTTGAAGAATCTATGAAGTTTAAACCTTCTGATCTTTACGTAGATTGTCATTTTACTGCATTTCAGATTGCCGAAGCTTTACATTATATGAAGATCAAAGGTTTTGATAATTCTTTAGTTGAGGAGTTGAAAAGAGAACAATCATATCCTTTTGCTCAAGGATATGAATTCCCAAATCCTTATCCGGTTGCATATAATTATTCAAAACTGAATGGCAATATATTTAAACTCAAAACAGATATAACCTCCATCAGAAAGGATTATAAATTAATTGTCGGACTAATCAAAGCGGAATATGTAGCTCATAGCAGATACAATAATATAGAAATTATTGAGAATGGAAGAAATGCATATATAACAATTGGAAGTGGTGATGGCATGGATTCTTATTTAGTAAAGTTGTTGAATAGAAGAACTATTGCTGTTTATTATATTTCATCTGTCATGGAATAATTGATAGAATATTGATTTTGGAGATTTTTATTACCAGATCACATTCTATTATTGTGTTCTTAAAATTGGAGGCTATTTAAACGAATAAGCTAACTTCTTTAAAGAAGAGAATAAAGAGCTGTCGAATTCTTCCCCCACATTCCCTATCTTTACACCTTCAATTTTCAATCCCTGATTTATGGCAAAGACCAAGACCGTATATGTCTGCTCGCAGTGTGGAGTCGATTCCCCGAAATGGGTGGGCAAATGTCCTTCGTGTGGAAGCTGGAACAGCTATGTAGAGGAGGTGGTGAGCAAATCCCCCGCCGTGCAGCGCAGCTATACCGGCGCAGAGACGCTCAAATCAAAACCCCGTAAGCTCAACGAGATAGAAACCAATCACGAAGAACGGCTCAACATGCACGATGAGGAGCTGAACCGTGTGCTCGGGGGCGGCATGGTGATGGGTTCACTGGTGCTGCTCGGCGGAGAACCGGGCATCGGGAAGTCCACGTTGCTGTTGCAGACGGTTTTGAAAGTACGGGGGAAACGGATTCTCTACGTCTCCGGTGAAGAGAGCGCGCGCCAGCTCAAGATGCGGGCGGAGCGTCTCGGTGCATCGCCGGACCACGACCTCTATATCGTGTGCGAAACCTCCCTGGAGGAGATCTTCGTGCATGTCAAAAACATCGATCCCGAGCTGCTGATTATCGACTCGATTCAGACCATCTCGACCGAGGTGGTGGAATCATCCCCCGGTAGCGTATCGCAGGTGCGCGAGTGTGCGGCATCGTTGCTTAAGTATGCCAAGGAATCCGGTACGCCCACCCTCTTAATTGGTCATATTAATAAGGAGGGAAGCATTGCCGGACCGAAAGTGCTGGAGCATATTGTGGATTCGGTATTGCAGTTTGAGGGGGACCAACATTATATGTACAGAATTCTTCGCTCCATCAAGAACCGCTTCGGAAGCACAGCCGAACTGGGCATTTACGAGATGCGGCAGGATGGTCTTCGTGAAGTGAGTAATCCTTCCGAACTGTTATTGACCCAAAATCACGAGGGGCTGAGCGGCGTCTCCATCGCGGCGGCCATCGAAGGCGTGCGGCCGTTTCTGATCGAAACGCAAGCGTTGGTGAGTACGGCGGTGTACGGTACGCCCCAACGTTCGGCCACGGGCTTCGACCTGCGACGCATGAATATGCTGTTGGCAGTGTTGGAAAAACGGGCGGGATTCAAACTGGCACAGAAGGATGTTTTCCTCAATATTGCCGGAGGCTTGAAGGTAAACGACCCGGCCATCGACCTTTCGGTACTGTCAGCCGTCTTATCTTCCAATCTCGATGTGCCGGTGGAACGGTTGGTTTGTGCCACGGGCGAAGTCGGTCTCTCCGGAGAAATCCGTCCGGTCAACCGCATCGAGCAGCGCATCCTCGAGGCACAGAAACTCGGCTTCCAGCGCATCATTCTTCCGGCTGACAACCTCAAGGGACTTGACCGTAAGAAATTCACCATCGAAACCGTACCGGCGAAGAAGGTGGAAGAGGCGTTCCGTGCGTTGTTTGGATAAAATCTCTATATCTGAAAACGCTGACAGGTGCTCGCACGCTGTCAGGTT of the Parabacteroides sp. FAFU027 genome contains:
- a CDS encoding M48 family metallopeptidase, with the translated sequence MNNIQVSPEFRQSAYRSILSIGLFAVTYITLISLAIILTLLFGAAGLYLIWLKPMVVTIMGGIGLISAGILILIFLLKFIFQRNKTDYSNLIEIKPKQEPALFKLISEVVNEVQTQSPRKVYLTPEVNAAVFYSSSFWSMFLPVRKNLMIGVGLINTTTIGEFKGILAHEFGHFSQRSMKVGSYVNNTNRVIYNMLFENESYVDMAEMWASHSQYFAPFVSLALWIIKGIQWVLRKVYRILNLNYLKLSREMEFHADEVAANVVGSKTFSSALLRLEPSDQSLNSAINYFCNRPGTPARPVNIFRVHQTLLDSLAKQNRIPNRHGLPHITTQNLNRFRQSKLHIKNNWDTHPNMYDRVKAISKLNIPQLQPDNKQANSLLSDTNAVQERVSEVLFNGIELEWSPSPIGMQEFEQEFIQQEKKFEFDAIFHGFYDHFNPADFEIIPTERPASEKTFNELFSDDSIDLAIDIVSLTNDIETLQHISQNQQDITSFDYDGVTFKTADSISLSDKLKKEVEEKNSKLNHLLSEIHEYFSSLAELQGETTCFKEKYEALILRNKEYHEKMDYYTQVRNATQFMSQTTPFRVIEENLEKFKPIEKTFKEQIDLLLNSSTHEAIITDEIRANLTKYLNKSWSYFEVNQYSDDALDLLINSSNQYVYILSQSVFRAKKDLLDFQAQLEKQHKKIALPDYICN
- the radA gene encoding DNA repair protein RadA, whose product is MAKTKTVYVCSQCGVDSPKWVGKCPSCGSWNSYVEEVVSKSPAVQRSYTGAETLKSKPRKLNEIETNHEERLNMHDEELNRVLGGGMVMGSLVLLGGEPGIGKSTLLLQTVLKVRGKRILYVSGEESARQLKMRAERLGASPDHDLYIVCETSLEEIFVHVKNIDPELLIIDSIQTISTEVVESSPGSVSQVRECAASLLKYAKESGTPTLLIGHINKEGSIAGPKVLEHIVDSVLQFEGDQHYMYRILRSIKNRFGSTAELGIYEMRQDGLREVSNPSELLLTQNHEGLSGVSIAAAIEGVRPFLIETQALVSTAVYGTPQRSATGFDLRRMNMLLAVLEKRAGFKLAQKDVFLNIAGGLKVNDPAIDLSVLSAVLSSNLDVPVERLVCATGEVGLSGEIRPVNRIEQRILEAQKLGFQRIILPADNLKGLDRKKFTIETVPAKKVEEAFRALFG